The Vicia villosa cultivar HV-30 ecotype Madison, WI linkage group LG1, Vvil1.0, whole genome shotgun sequence genome includes a region encoding these proteins:
- the LOC131643519 gene encoding carboxylesterase 1-like: MSVSLHIATTTILSLHLLLFLVNANSSMDPYKVLNLILNPNGTVTRLQKIPQSPPSPNPNLPTTALSKDITINQSKHTWARIYLPHKPLSKKLPLIIFYHGGGFIFYSAASTYVHNFCENIANKTQSVVVSLDYRLAPEHRLPAAYEDSVEILHWIRTSNDAWLTRYADYSRCYLMGESAGGNIAYIAGLRAAAIVDEIKPISIRGLILIQPFFGGTKRTPSELRLEKDMNLPLIFTDALWELSLPVGVDRDYVYSNPTVNGGDKILEKIKLFGWKVAVFGCDGDQLVDRQRELVKLLEGKNVHVVGKFYSGGRHGIFMGDPSMSEKVFDLVKSFQ, encoded by the coding sequence ATGTCTGTGTCTTTACACATTGCTACTACTACTATACTCTCCTTGCATCTCCTTCTCTTCCTTGTCAATGCTAACTCATCCATGGATCCATACAAAGTACTCAACCTAATCCTCAACCCAAACGGCACCGTCACACGCTTACAAAAAATCCCACAATCCCCTCCTTCACCAAATCCAAATCTCCCCACAACCGCACTCTCCAAAGATATCACCATCAACCAATCAAAACATACTTGGGCTCGAATCTACCTTCCCCACAAACCACTTTCCAAGAAGCTACCTCTCATCATCTTCTACCATGGCGGCGGCTTCATTTTCTACAGCGCCGCTTCAACTTACGTCCACAACTTCTGCGAAAACATCGCCAACAAAACTCAATCCGTCGTCGTTTCACTCGACTACCGCCTCGCACCAGAACACCGTCTTCCCGCGGCGTATGAAGATTCCGTGGAAATTCTTCACTGGATTAGAACTTCAAACGACGCATGGTTGACACGTTACGCTGATTACTCACGTTGTTATCTCATGGGAGAGAGTGCTGGAGGAAATATCGCCTACATCGCGGGTCTACGTGCGGCTGCGATAGTTGACGAGATTAAACCGATTAGCATCAGAGGGTTGATATTGATTCAACCGTTTTTTGGTGGGACCAAGAGGACTCCATCGGAGTTAAGGCTTGAGAAGGATATGAATCTACCTTTGATTTTTACCGATGCGTTGTGGGAATTGTCGTTACCCGTAGGCGTTGATCGTGATTACGTGTATTCTAATCCAACGGTGAATGGTGGTGATAAGATTTTGGAGAAGATTAAGTTGTTTGGGTGGAAGGTTGCGGTTTTTGGGTGTGATGGGGATCAACTTGTGGACCGTCAGAGGGAATTAGTGAAGCTGCTTGAGGGTAAAAATGTCCATGTGGTTGGGAAATTTTATAGTGGGGGTAGACATGGTATTTTTATGGGTGATCCTTCCATGTCTGAAAAAGTGTTCGATTTGGTCAAGAGTTTTCAATAA
- the LOC131612120 gene encoding PTI1-like tyrosine-protein kinase At3g15890, with protein MSLKCLCCFLSNEDQSPRRNVDEKKNSRDYPWERYTLKELLRATNNFHQDNKIGEGGFGSVYWGQTNKGVEIAVKRLKTMTAKAEMEFAVEVEVLGRVRHRNLLGLRGFYAGGDERLIVYDYMPNHSLLTHLHGQLASDCLLDWPRRMNITIGAAEGLAYLHHEANPHIIHRDIKASNVLLDTEFQAKVADFGFAKLIPEGVSHLTTRVKGTLGYLAPEYAMWGKVSESCDVYSFGILLLEIISAKKPIEKLPGGIKRDIVQWVTPYVQKGVFKHIADPKLKGNFDLEQLKSVIMIAVMCTDSSPDKRPSMIEVVEWLKDGVLKRKKEVLNLSSGNNNKGDGEENDENYEEFVTMQSNNLKILSDNDRRKMR; from the exons ATGTCCTTGAAATGTTTATGCTGTTTTCTCTCTAATGAAGATCAAAGTCCAAGACG gaatgttgatgAGAAGAAAAACAGTAGAGATTATCCATGGGAAAGATACACTTTGAAGGAGTTGCTTCGTGCAACAAATAACTTTCATCAAGATAACAAAATTGGAGAAGGTGGATTTGGAAGTGTATATTGGGGTCAAACAAATAAAGGCGTCGAG ATTGCTGTGAAGAGGTTGAAGACAATGACTGCAAAAGCGGAGATGGAATTTGCGGTTGAAGTGGAAGTACTTGGAAGGGTGAGGCATAGGAATTTGTTAGGATTGAGGGGATTCTATGCAGGAGGAGATGAAAGGTTAATTGTGTATGATTACATGCCTAATCATAGTTTACTCACTCATTTACATGGTCAACTTGCCTCTGATTGTTTACTAGATTGGCCTAGAAGAATGAACATCACAATTGGTGCAGCTGAAGGTTTAGC GTACTTACACCATGAGGCAAATCCTCACATAATCCATAGAGACATAAAAGCAAGCAATGTTCTATTAGACACAGAATTTCAAGCCAAAGTAGCTGATTTTGGTTTTGCAAAGCTTATACCAGAAGGTGTAAGCCATCTCACAACAAGAGTTAAAGGCACACTAGGCTATTTGGCACCAGAATATGCTATGTGGGGGAAAGTTTCCGAAAGCTGTGATGTTTACAGTTTTGGAATCTTGCTTTTGGAAATCATAAGTGCGAAAAAACCGATCGAAAAACTACCTGGTGGAATAAAAAGGGACATTGTTCAATGGGTGACACCCTATGTACAAAAGGGTGTTTTCAAACACATTGCTGATCCAAAATTGAAAGGAAATTTTGATTTAGAGCAGTTAAAATCTGTGATTATGATAGCTGTTATGTGCACTGATAGTAGTCCTGATAAAAGGCCTAGTATGATAGAGGTTGTGGAATGGCTTAAAGATGGTGTTTTGAAGAGGAAAAAAGAGGTTCTAAATTTGAGTAGTGGCAATAATAATAAGGGAGATGGTgaagaaaatgatgaaaattaTGAAGAGTTTGTGACAATGCAATCTAATAATTTGAAAATACTAAGTGATAATGATAGGCGCAAAATGAGGTGA